A stretch of the Gemmatimonadota bacterium genome encodes the following:
- a CDS encoding 30S ribosomal protein S1: MTTETLESTESPEESASPLTAREKRDLQKAQLRPLSNRRPELYEEDEYTSAEYEQMLEMYNGTLASIEEGEIVKSRVLEIRDNLVVLDIGFKSEGTIPLEEFKDIPDLKVGDEIEVLLEHLEDQEGAVVLSKKKADFMRVWEKIRVAYESDQPVAGVLVKKIKGGVVVDLMGVDAFLPGSQIALRRVPNIDELLGQKYEFKIIKLNKRRRNIVVSRRVILETERAGKREKLMKELQKDQVRKGVVKNITDFGAFIDLGGVDGLLHITDMSWGRISHPSEMVQIGAELEIKVLDIDWERERISLGLKQLQSYPWKDVAAKYPVGTRVSGKVVSITNYGAFIELEPGIEGLVHISEMSWTRNVRHPSKLVSIGEAIEAVVLKVDPNEEKISLGMKQTEQDPWMVLPLKYPVGTRINGKVRNLTSFGAFVEIEPGIDGLIHISDMSWTKRVQHPSEVVKKGDAVDVVILNIDSDNKRISLGLKQAAEDPWLKIGENYPVGTELKGKVVRLMEKGVVADIGNDIEGFVPISQLNLTGSQVQSTADLAWEGMNLEVRVLEVDPIHRRIVLSVTSIPAEQPPRPETPSKVFTEEGEAAIPEIPANITADDIEE; encoded by the coding sequence ATGACCACCGAAACACTCGAGTCTACCGAGTCCCCCGAAGAATCCGCGTCGCCGTTGACGGCACGTGAGAAGCGCGACCTGCAGAAGGCGCAGCTCCGCCCCCTTTCCAATCGCCGCCCAGAACTCTACGAGGAAGACGAGTACACGTCGGCCGAGTACGAGCAGATGCTGGAGATGTACAACGGCACGCTGGCGTCGATCGAAGAAGGCGAGATCGTCAAGTCGCGCGTCCTCGAGATTCGCGACAACCTCGTCGTACTCGACATCGGCTTCAAGAGCGAAGGCACGATCCCGCTCGAGGAATTCAAGGATATTCCCGACCTCAAGGTCGGTGACGAAATCGAAGTGCTCCTCGAGCACCTCGAAGATCAGGAAGGCGCGGTCGTCCTTTCCAAGAAGAAAGCCGACTTCATGCGCGTGTGGGAAAAGATTCGTGTGGCCTACGAGAGCGACCAGCCGGTGGCCGGCGTCCTCGTCAAGAAGATCAAGGGTGGCGTGGTCGTCGACCTTATGGGCGTCGATGCGTTCCTCCCGGGCTCGCAGATCGCGCTCCGTCGTGTGCCGAACATCGACGAGCTCCTGGGCCAGAAGTACGAGTTCAAGATCATCAAGCTCAACAAGCGTCGCCGCAACATCGTCGTCTCGCGCCGCGTGATTCTCGAGACCGAGCGCGCCGGCAAGCGCGAGAAGCTGATGAAGGAGCTCCAGAAGGATCAGGTGCGGAAGGGCGTGGTCAAGAACATCACGGACTTCGGCGCCTTCATCGACCTCGGCGGCGTGGACGGATTGCTCCACATCACCGACATGTCGTGGGGCCGTATCTCGCACCCGAGCGAAATGGTGCAGATCGGTGCCGAGCTTGAGATCAAGGTGCTGGACATTGATTGGGAGCGCGAGCGCATTTCGCTCGGCCTCAAGCAGCTCCAGAGCTATCCGTGGAAGGACGTCGCCGCCAAGTACCCGGTGGGCACGCGCGTGTCGGGCAAGGTCGTCTCGATCACGAACTACGGCGCCTTCATCGAACTCGAGCCGGGCATCGAAGGGCTCGTGCACATCAGCGAAATGAGCTGGACGCGCAACGTCCGTCACCCGTCGAAGCTCGTGAGCATCGGCGAGGCGATCGAGGCGGTGGTGCTGAAGGTCGATCCGAACGAAGAGAAGATCTCGCTCGGTATGAAGCAGACCGAACAGGATCCGTGGATGGTGTTGCCGCTCAAGTACCCGGTCGGCACGCGCATCAATGGCAAGGTTCGCAACCTGACATCGTTCGGCGCGTTCGTCGAAATCGAGCCGGGCATCGACGGCCTCATTCACATCTCCGACATGAGCTGGACGAAGCGCGTCCAGCACCCGTCGGAAGTCGTGAAGAAGGGCGATGCGGTCGACGTCGTGATCTTGAACATCGACAGCGACAACAAGCGCATCTCGCTCGGCCTCAAGCAGGCCGCTGAGGATCCATGGCTGAAGATCGGTGAGAACTATCCGGTCGGCACGGAACTCAAGGGCAAGGTTGTGCGCCTGATGGAGAAGGGCGTCGTCGCGGACATTGGCAACGACATCGAAGGCTTTGTGCCGATTTCGCAGCTCAACCTCACGGGAAGCCAGGTGCAGAGCACGGCCGACCTCGCGTGGGAAGGGATGAATCTCGAAGTGCGCGTGCTTGAGGTGGATCCGATCCACCGTCGCATTGTGCTGTCCGTGACGAGCATCCCGGCTGAGCAGCCGCCGCGTCCGGAAACGCCGAGCAAGGTGTTCACGGAAGAAGGCGAAGCGGCCATTCCGGAAATCCCGGCGAACATCACCGCGGACGATATCGAGGAGTAG
- the cmk gene encoding (d)CMP kinase has product MTSPVPSAKTPFAVTIDGPAASGKSSTARMVAEQVGARHVDSGALYRAVTAARLREGDDATLWTEGSVLEAAQRVSFRPGTTTFLANIDGADCEDEIRSDAVTALVSLVAKMNHVRLWVNEQVRALSQEHDVVADGRDMGTVVFPDAGLKIWLVALPTERARRRLLQRGGGEPTAEALETETEALETRDLRDSEQTQPAPDAVWVDTTGITQAEQVARIVALAAERRA; this is encoded by the coding sequence ATGACCTCGCCCGTGCCATCCGCTAAGACGCCGTTCGCCGTCACCATCGACGGCCCCGCCGCATCTGGAAAATCGTCCACCGCACGCATGGTGGCCGAACAGGTTGGCGCCCGACATGTGGATTCTGGGGCGCTCTACCGCGCCGTGACGGCGGCGCGCCTACGTGAGGGTGATGACGCCACGCTCTGGACCGAAGGCTCGGTGCTTGAAGCCGCGCAGCGCGTCAGCTTCCGCCCCGGCACGACCACCTTCCTCGCCAACATTGACGGCGCGGACTGCGAGGACGAAATCCGCAGCGACGCCGTGACGGCGTTGGTCTCGCTCGTGGCCAAAATGAACCACGTCCGGTTGTGGGTGAACGAGCAGGTGCGCGCGCTCTCGCAGGAGCATGACGTGGTAGCCGACGGGCGCGACATGGGAACGGTGGTCTTTCCCGACGCCGGGCTGAAAATTTGGCTGGTGGCGCTCCCCACCGAGCGGGCGCGTCGGCGCCTCCTCCAGCGGGGGGGCGGAGAGCCCACTGCGGAGGCCTTGGAGACCGAAACCGAGGCGCTGGAGACCCGCGACCTGCGCGACAGCGAGCAGACTCAACCCGCTCCTGACGCGGTCTGGGTGGACACCACGGGGATCACCCAGGCAGAGCAAGTGGCCCGGATCGTTGCCCTGGCAGCGGAGCGACGCGCCTAA
- the aroA gene encoding 3-phosphoshikimate 1-carboxyvinyltransferase yields MRVPGDKSISHRALMLGALGSGASRITGLLPSADVQSTAAMLRALGVAVPDVSPDAMVVEGVGLGGLRASAHDLDGGNSGTTTRVMAGILAASPFASRVIGDASLSTRPMQRVSKPLTAMGARFEFENGDGLPMTVHGGALHGITWRSEHASAQVKSAILLAGLVANVPVEVHEPALTRDHTERMLRGRGIDVRSEGTIVTFVPGGPLAAMDTAVPGDPSSATFFAALAALATAGEIALENVCTNPSRTGAFAVLERMGVRLGWEDVRDNGGEPVATLVVAPRRVVGTVIEPHEVPSLIDELPMLACVGARAVGETRVTGAAELRVKESDRIAAVVQNLRAVGAEADELPDGFVVQGSDRPLAGRVITHGDHRIAMAFGILGALPGNQIEIDDPDCVRVSYPEFWNDLARAIR; encoded by the coding sequence GTGCGCGTTCCCGGTGACAAGAGCATCTCGCACCGCGCGCTGATGCTCGGCGCGCTCGGGAGCGGGGCCTCGCGAATCACAGGGCTCTTGCCCTCCGCTGACGTGCAGAGCACGGCGGCGATGTTGCGCGCGCTTGGAGTGGCGGTGCCAGACGTCTCGCCCGATGCGATGGTGGTGGAGGGCGTGGGGCTCGGCGGGTTGCGTGCAAGTGCGCACGATCTCGACGGCGGCAATAGTGGAACCACTACGCGAGTGATGGCGGGCATTCTCGCCGCGAGTCCGTTCGCGTCGCGCGTGATTGGCGATGCGAGTCTCAGTACACGTCCGATGCAGCGCGTGTCAAAGCCACTCACCGCGATGGGCGCGCGTTTTGAATTTGAAAACGGCGATGGCCTGCCGATGACCGTGCATGGCGGTGCGTTGCACGGCATCACCTGGCGCAGCGAGCACGCGAGCGCGCAGGTAAAGAGCGCGATTCTGCTCGCGGGGCTCGTCGCCAACGTGCCGGTGGAGGTGCACGAGCCCGCCCTCACGCGCGATCACACCGAGCGCATGTTGCGCGGGCGTGGCATCGATGTGCGAAGTGAGGGCACGATAGTGACGTTTGTTCCGGGAGGCCCGCTCGCCGCGATGGACACGGCGGTGCCCGGCGATCCCTCGTCCGCTACCTTCTTTGCCGCGCTTGCCGCCCTCGCCACGGCGGGTGAGATCGCGCTCGAAAACGTCTGCACCAATCCGTCTCGAACCGGCGCCTTTGCCGTGCTCGAGCGGATGGGCGTGCGGCTCGGGTGGGAAGACGTGCGCGACAACGGTGGAGAACCGGTAGCCACGCTCGTGGTGGCGCCGCGGCGCGTCGTCGGCACGGTCATCGAGCCGCATGAAGTGCCATCGCTGATTGACGAACTCCCGATGCTCGCCTGTGTGGGCGCGCGTGCCGTGGGGGAAACGCGCGTCACCGGTGCCGCAGAGCTCCGCGTGAAGGAGAGCGATCGCATTGCGGCCGTGGTGCAGAATCTCCGCGCGGTTGGTGCGGAGGCCGACGAGTTGCCCGACGGATTTGTGGTGCAGGGGAGCGATCGACCGCTCGCCGGCCGAGTCATTACCCACGGCGACCATCGCATTGCGATGGCCTTTGGGATTCTCGGCGCGCTCCCCGGCAATCAAATTGAAATCGACGATCCCGATTGTGTCCGCGTGTCTTACCCCGAGTTCTGGAATGACCTCGCCCGTGCCATCCGCTAA
- a CDS encoding 2,3,4,5-tetrahydropyridine-2,6-dicarboxylate N-succinyltransferase, with protein sequence MTASHLHDLESRIEALVALPAGTPAPSDAMALIDTLLTALERGELRSATRGDDGIWRAVPWVKRGILAGFRFGALADLSPAGGVFSFVDKATYPPQQFGVERNVRVVPGGSTIRRGAYIAAGVVCMPPMFVNVGAYVGAGTMIDSHALIGSCAQIGARCHISAAAQVGGVLEPVNASPVIIEDDVMMGGNTGVYEGTVVRQKAVIGAGVVLTRGTPVYDLVRETVYRASADAPLEIPEGAVVVPGARNVSGGWAASQGLALQTPVIVKYRDEKTDLATALEGWLR encoded by the coding sequence GTGACCGCCTCCCACCTGCACGACCTCGAATCGCGCATCGAAGCGCTGGTGGCGCTGCCCGCTGGCACGCCCGCGCCGAGCGACGCGATGGCGCTCATTGACACCTTGCTCACGGCGCTGGAGCGCGGCGAACTGCGTTCCGCCACGCGCGGCGACGACGGTATCTGGCGCGCAGTGCCGTGGGTGAAGCGCGGCATTCTCGCAGGATTCCGTTTTGGTGCGCTCGCGGATCTCTCGCCAGCCGGCGGCGTCTTTTCGTTCGTCGACAAAGCCACGTACCCGCCGCAGCAGTTTGGCGTGGAGCGCAACGTGCGCGTGGTGCCCGGTGGTTCCACGATTCGGCGCGGCGCGTACATCGCGGCCGGTGTGGTGTGTATGCCGCCGATGTTTGTGAACGTCGGTGCGTACGTTGGCGCCGGTACCATGATCGACTCCCACGCTCTTATTGGTAGTTGCGCGCAGATTGGCGCGCGCTGCCACATCAGCGCGGCCGCACAGGTGGGCGGTGTGCTCGAGCCGGTGAACGCGAGTCCAGTCATCATTGAAGACGATGTCATGATGGGCGGCAACACGGGCGTCTACGAAGGCACCGTCGTGCGGCAGAAAGCGGTCATTGGCGCGGGAGTTGTCCTCACACGAGGCACTCCCGTGTACGATCTCGTGCGCGAGACGGTGTATCGCGCGTCCGCTGATGCGCCGCTGGAAATCCCTGAGGGGGCGGTGGTGGTGCCAGGGGCGCGCAACGTCAGCGGCGGATGGGCCGCGTCGCAGGGACTCGCGTTGCAGACGCCAGTCATTGTGAAGTACCGCGACGAGAAGACCGACCTCGCGACCGCCCTCGAAGGGTGGCTGCGGTAA
- the dapA gene encoding 4-hydroxy-tetrahydrodipicolinate synthase encodes MTALLSGCSTAIVTPFNAEGSVAVDTLAALVDWQIAEGIHGLVPVGSTGEAATLSLEERLLVARVTAERAAGRVPVIAGAGGNDTRVAIETSKLMAATGATHVLHVSPAYSKPPQRGIIAHFWAIAEASPLPVVVYNVPGRTASNLEAETTLALAEHENIVAVKEASGNLAQISEIIRHAPKGFRVLSGDDGLTLAVMAAGGHGVISVISNAVPRAMSALATAAAAGKMDEARALHLSLHDFAQAAFCESNPLPIKAALHLMGKLDNRLRLPLVPMDARHEERLRLSLVAAGALSA; translated from the coding sequence ATGACCGCATTGCTGAGTGGATGTTCCACCGCGATTGTCACGCCGTTCAACGCCGAGGGCTCGGTGGCCGTCGACACGCTCGCCGCGCTGGTGGATTGGCAGATCGCCGAGGGGATTCACGGCCTCGTGCCGGTGGGTTCCACCGGCGAGGCCGCCACGCTCTCGCTGGAAGAACGCCTGCTCGTGGCGCGCGTGACGGCGGAGCGCGCAGCGGGTCGCGTGCCGGTGATTGCCGGTGCTGGCGGCAACGACACGCGCGTTGCGATCGAAACGTCCAAGCTCATGGCGGCAACCGGCGCCACGCACGTGTTGCATGTGTCGCCCGCGTACAGCAAACCGCCCCAGCGCGGCATCATTGCGCACTTCTGGGCCATTGCCGAGGCGTCGCCGCTTCCGGTGGTGGTGTACAACGTGCCCGGTCGCACGGCGAGCAATCTCGAAGCCGAAACGACGCTCGCGCTCGCTGAACACGAAAACATTGTGGCAGTCAAAGAAGCGAGCGGGAATCTGGCGCAAATCAGCGAGATCATTCGGCACGCGCCGAAAGGGTTTCGCGTGCTATCGGGCGACGATGGGCTCACGCTTGCCGTGATGGCCGCCGGTGGTCACGGGGTGATTTCGGTAATCTCCAACGCCGTGCCGCGCGCAATGAGCGCACTGGCGACGGCCGCCGCTGCGGGGAAGATGGACGAGGCCCGCGCCTTACATCTCTCGCTGCACGATTTTGCCCAGGCCGCGTTTTGTGAATCGAATCCACTCCCCATCAAAGCCGCGTTGCACCTCATGGGAAAGCTCGACAACCGGTTGCGGTTGCCGCTTGTGCCTATGGATGCGCGTCACGAAGAGCGGCTGCGCCTGAGTTTGGTGGCGGCCGGAGCGCTCAGCGCGTGA
- the dapB gene encoding 4-hydroxy-tetrahydrodipicolinate reductase, with product MTAPRTRLAIIGDGKMGCAVAALASEQGFDVVALLGEAQVGASGLTRELLAGAEVAIEFTVPTAAAANVRACLAAGVPVVSGTTGWDAERATIEDEVRRSGGALLWAPNFSIGVHLFSRIAAETARIMAQANAGFDAHLVDTHHSAKLDAPSGTARWLAAAVGRVLGRELPVTSIRTGSVPGTHELVFDAPFEQITLTHTARDRKVFASGALTAARWVAGRRGVFTLDHVLGAAE from the coding sequence GTGACCGCGCCTCGGACACGCCTCGCCATTATTGGCGACGGCAAAATGGGATGTGCGGTGGCGGCGCTCGCGTCAGAGCAGGGGTTTGACGTGGTCGCACTGCTCGGCGAAGCGCAGGTGGGTGCGAGCGGTCTCACGCGCGAGTTGCTCGCCGGCGCCGAGGTGGCCATTGAGTTCACCGTTCCGACTGCGGCCGCGGCGAATGTGCGTGCATGCCTCGCCGCCGGCGTGCCGGTGGTCAGTGGCACAACGGGCTGGGACGCCGAACGCGCGACGATCGAGGACGAGGTCCGCCGCAGCGGTGGGGCGTTGCTCTGGGCGCCGAACTTTTCGATCGGCGTACACCTCTTCTCGCGGATCGCTGCCGAGACGGCTCGCATCATGGCGCAGGCCAACGCCGGTTTTGATGCGCACCTCGTGGACACGCATCACAGCGCCAAGCTCGACGCGCCGTCGGGCACCGCGCGTTGGCTCGCCGCCGCCGTTGGGCGCGTGCTCGGTCGCGAGTTGCCGGTGACGAGCATTCGCACGGGGTCAGTGCCCGGCACACACGAACTCGTTTTTGATGCACCGTTCGAACAGATCACTCTCACGCACACGGCCCGCGACCGAAAGGTGTTCGCGTCCGGTGCGCTCACGGCCGCGCGCTGGGTGGCAGGGCGACGCGGCGTGTTCACGCTCGATCACGTGCTTGGGGCCGCCGAATGA
- the lysC gene encoding lysine-sensitive aspartokinase 3, whose protein sequence is MIVAKFGGTSVGDAAAIRRTAAIIRGRLDRHPVVVVSALAGTTNALIASAEMAANGQLVAAIEQVEALRERHLATARELIGTGADADDVAAEISMLFDELAHLAEALSVLGYLTPRSLDTISAMGEQLSAPIVAAAFRRHDIDTVLVDARRVLITDATFGKAEPQEEAIAAAALELLVPHVKAGRVPILGGYMGSTREGVTTTLGRGGSDYSAALFGAALQAEAIEIWTDVDGMLTCDPRVVTGAQLIEHIRFDEAAELASFGAKVLHPNTIAPAVKRGIPVFVFNSLRPDGKGTRITSEAPAFPVRAIAGKGNTMVVKVHSPRMLGMPGALRAIFDVFARHKTSVDVVTTSEVSVSLTVDDDQHLDAVLAELRSFGDVELERNRGIVALVGAGLGESSPSMAKAIAAIGDTRLHMLSLSATGINLTMIVDGDQVKPVMRQLHQAFFGTGAA, encoded by the coding sequence GTGATCGTCGCCAAGTTCGGCGGCACATCGGTGGGCGACGCCGCCGCCATTCGGCGGACGGCCGCCATTATTCGCGGCCGACTCGACCGGCATCCTGTTGTCGTGGTCTCGGCGCTCGCCGGTACCACCAACGCGCTGATTGCGTCGGCGGAAATGGCGGCCAACGGCCAGCTCGTTGCCGCCATCGAACAAGTGGAGGCGCTCCGCGAGCGACACTTGGCTACCGCGCGTGAACTCATTGGCACCGGTGCCGACGCGGACGACGTCGCGGCCGAAATTTCGATGTTGTTCGACGAACTCGCACATCTCGCCGAAGCGCTGTCGGTGCTCGGCTATCTCACGCCACGTTCGCTCGACACGATTTCCGCGATGGGCGAGCAGCTCTCCGCGCCGATTGTTGCCGCAGCGTTTCGTCGGCACGACATCGACACCGTGCTGGTGGACGCGCGCCGCGTGCTCATTACCGATGCCACCTTCGGCAAAGCAGAGCCGCAAGAGGAGGCGATCGCGGCGGCCGCGCTCGAGCTCCTCGTGCCGCACGTGAAAGCCGGACGCGTCCCAATCCTCGGTGGCTACATGGGCTCTACGCGCGAGGGAGTGACGACGACGCTCGGGCGCGGCGGCTCTGACTACAGCGCGGCCCTCTTTGGCGCCGCGCTGCAGGCCGAAGCCATCGAAATCTGGACCGACGTCGACGGCATGCTCACCTGCGATCCCCGCGTCGTCACCGGCGCTCAGCTCATTGAGCACATTCGCTTTGACGAAGCCGCCGAACTCGCGAGCTTCGGCGCCAAGGTGTTGCATCCGAATACCATCGCGCCGGCGGTAAAGCGCGGCATCCCCGTATTTGTGTTCAACTCGTTGCGCCCCGATGGCAAAGGAACGCGCATCACCTCCGAGGCCCCCGCATTCCCGGTGCGCGCGATTGCCGGAAAGGGGAACACGATGGTGGTGAAGGTGCACTCGCCCCGCATGCTCGGCATGCCAGGGGCGTTGCGCGCCATCTTCGACGTGTTCGCGCGCCATAAAACATCGGTGGACGTCGTCACGACCTCCGAAGTGTCCGTGTCGCTCACGGTGGATGACGATCAACACCTCGACGCGGTGCTCGCAGAGCTGCGCTCCTTTGGAGATGTGGAGCTCGAACGCAATCGTGGCATCGTCGCGCTGGTGGGCGCCGGGCTTGGCGAAAGCTCGCCGTCTATGGCCAAGGCCATCGCGGCCATTGGCGACACGCGCTTGCATATGCTCTCGCTGAGCGCCACGGGCATTAATCTCACAATGATCGTTGACGGCGATCAAGTAAAGCCCGTGATGCGTCAGTTGCATCAGGCATTCTTTGGCACGGGGGCCGCGTGA
- the asd gene encoding aspartate-semialdehyde dehydrogenase, with amino-acid sequence MSDSRIPVAILGATGAVGQTFIRLLAGHPWFRVAEVAASERSAGKSYRDATRWIEGDMPADVAALIVTNCDTTSVKSPVVFSALDAAAAGELEPAFAKDGRVVLSNAKNYRMDDDVPLVIPEVNASHLDILATQRARRGWSGAIVTNANCASTTAVVAMAPLHERFGVRQLFVTTMQAVSGGGYPGVPSLDILGNVVPYIGDEEPKLEREMQKMLGTFTGSAIEYAPFVVSAHANRVPVENGHTMCLTLGFETKPTVEQALAALREWRGAEIVRGLPSAPDVPLRVRDELDRPQPRRDVMDGKGMTTSVGRVRADNILHLRLVAMSHNTIRGAAGGSILNAEVLVKQGVIARSAGS; translated from the coding sequence GTGAGCGATTCGCGCATTCCCGTTGCCATTCTTGGCGCCACTGGTGCCGTGGGGCAGACGTTCATCCGGCTCTTGGCCGGCCATCCGTGGTTTCGCGTCGCCGAAGTGGCGGCCTCCGAACGTTCGGCGGGCAAATCGTATCGTGACGCCACGCGCTGGATCGAGGGCGACATGCCGGCCGATGTGGCCGCGCTCATTGTGACGAACTGCGACACCACGTCCGTGAAATCGCCGGTGGTGTTTTCGGCGCTCGACGCGGCGGCAGCGGGAGAGCTTGAGCCGGCGTTTGCCAAAGATGGGCGCGTGGTGCTCAGCAATGCCAAGAACTACCGGATGGATGACGACGTGCCACTTGTCATCCCTGAGGTGAATGCGTCGCACTTGGACATTCTCGCCACGCAGCGTGCGCGGCGCGGATGGAGCGGCGCAATTGTCACCAACGCGAACTGTGCCTCCACCACCGCGGTTGTGGCGATGGCGCCGTTGCACGAGCGCTTTGGCGTGCGCCAGTTGTTCGTGACGACCATGCAAGCCGTGTCGGGTGGTGGGTATCCCGGCGTGCCGTCGCTCGACATTCTGGGCAACGTCGTGCCGTACATCGGCGACGAAGAGCCCAAGCTCGAGCGCGAGATGCAAAAGATGCTCGGCACCTTCACCGGCTCGGCGATTGAGTACGCCCCGTTCGTGGTGAGTGCGCACGCCAATCGCGTGCCGGTGGAAAATGGCCACACGATGTGCCTGACGCTCGGATTCGAAACCAAGCCAACCGTGGAGCAAGCGCTCGCGGCGCTCCGTGAATGGCGTGGCGCGGAGATTGTGCGGGGGTTGCCGTCGGCGCCAGACGTGCCGCTGCGCGTACGCGACGAGCTCGATCGCCCGCAACCGCGACGCGACGTCATGGACGGGAAGGGGATGACCACGTCCGTTGGGCGCGTGCGCGCTGACAATATTCTGCATCTACGCTTGGTGGCGATGTCGCACAACACCATCCGCGGCGCGGCGGGCGGTTCCATTCTCAATGCCGAAGTGCTCGTGAAGCAGGGTGTGATTGCGCGGAGCGCTGGCTCGTGA
- a CDS encoding M20/M25/M40 family metallo-hydrolase, translating into MTDVVALAAELLAVPSTSREETAAVEFVAQWLTARGWEVTVQEVTPGRGNVWASRRGGGVTLSTHLDTVPPYVAPRLESDRLYGRGACDAKGIAAAMMVAAERLAAAGEERVDLLFVVGEERGSDGARAANTLPATSRFLINGEPTESRLASGCKGALRVTVRVRGREAHSAYPQLGDSAILGMARLLTELDSLSLPTDPTLGPTTVNAGLIRGGSATNIIPGLCEVELMVRLVGDVAPVQQALDAWAAGRAELEYGSFIPAQRFHTVPGFATAPMAYTSDIPLLPRWGTPLLFGPGSIHVAHTATEFIALDELRASVDHYERLVRSLLDS; encoded by the coding sequence ATGACCGACGTCGTTGCCCTCGCCGCCGAGTTACTGGCTGTTCCGTCAACCTCGCGAGAGGAAACGGCGGCTGTGGAGTTCGTGGCACAGTGGCTGACGGCGCGTGGGTGGGAGGTGACCGTGCAGGAAGTCACCCCTGGGCGCGGCAATGTGTGGGCGTCGCGGAGGGGCGGTGGCGTCACGCTCTCTACGCATCTCGATACCGTGCCTCCGTATGTCGCGCCGCGCCTTGAGTCCGACCGTCTCTACGGTCGCGGTGCCTGCGATGCCAAAGGAATTGCCGCCGCCATGATGGTCGCGGCCGAGCGCCTCGCGGCGGCGGGTGAGGAACGGGTGGATTTATTGTTCGTGGTGGGCGAGGAGCGCGGTTCGGATGGTGCGCGTGCCGCCAACACTCTCCCGGCCACGAGTCGTTTTCTGATCAATGGCGAACCCACGGAGAGCCGGCTGGCCAGCGGTTGCAAAGGCGCGCTGCGCGTCACCGTGCGCGTGCGGGGACGCGAGGCTCACTCGGCGTATCCACAGCTAGGCGATTCGGCCATTCTTGGAATGGCGCGACTGCTGACGGAGCTCGACTCGCTTTCGCTTCCGACCGACCCCACGTTAGGGCCGACGACGGTGAACGCCGGACTCATTCGCGGCGGCAGTGCCACCAACATCATTCCCGGATTATGCGAAGTGGAGTTGATGGTGCGCCTCGTGGGTGATGTGGCGCCCGTTCAACAGGCACTCGATGCGTGGGCGGCGGGCCGTGCCGAACTCGAATACGGGTCGTTCATTCCGGCACAACGGTTTCACACGGTGCCCGGCTTTGCCACTGCACCGATGGCCTACACATCCGACATTCCGTTGCTCCCGCGCTGGGGGACCCCGCTGTTGTTCGGTCCTGGTTCGATTCACGTAGCGCACACCGCGACAGAGTTCATTGCCCTCGATGAACTCCGCGCGAGCGTTGACCATTACGAGCGACTGGTGCGGTCGCTCCTTGACTCCTGA
- the crcB gene encoding fluoride efflux transporter CrcB → MPTNGFDAKVLGLIGLGSAVGGVSRFVLGTLVQARTGMGFPYGTLLINVSGSLLLGFLMRYSLGSTSLSPDLRAMLTVGFCGGYTTFSTFSYETMSLMEYGDYRRAAGYVTASVVLSVLGTFAGVALARAVLER, encoded by the coding sequence ATGCCCACGAATGGATTCGACGCGAAAGTACTCGGCCTGATCGGCTTGGGAAGCGCCGTCGGCGGGGTGAGCCGCTTTGTCCTTGGCACGCTCGTGCAGGCACGCACCGGAATGGGCTTTCCCTACGGCACACTGCTCATCAACGTGAGCGGTTCGCTGCTCCTCGGGTTCCTCATGCGGTACTCGCTCGGCTCCACGAGCCTCTCGCCGGACCTGCGAGCCATGCTCACGGTCGGCTTTTGCGGCGGGTACACGACCTTCTCGACGTTCTCGTACGAGACGATGTCCTTGATGGAGTACGGTGACTATCGGCGCGCGGCTGGCTATGTGACGGCAAGCGTTGTGCTGTCAGTGCTCGGCACCTTTGCCGGCGTGGCGCTTGCTCGCGCCGTGCTTGAGCGCTGA